The bacterium genome window below encodes:
- a CDS encoding phosphocholine cytidylyltransferase family protein produces MKAFILAAGQGKRLLPLTAETPKTLVDVKGTTILEYQLVTLASCGVKDVVIIGGFEIEKLKNYAERYIAIHGLDIRLKMVNNKDYATTNNLFSLWLAKDEMTTEFVVINGDNVFERKALSKVIAQKDMNVSIAIHKNPAYDNEDMKVRINGDRVIEISKEIDNYAANGESIGLRAFRNSGIEAFKQALDSAMIKDVTRNAFFVRAIQHMIDMGENVGWVDVTDFKYGELDFFEDLHHLEIEMSGLMKQTIMLHTNPAGLYARTNGLYQPLMMKNVG; encoded by the coding sequence ATGAAAGCATTCATCTTAGCAGCAGGACAAGGCAAGCGGTTGCTTCCTCTTACGGCTGAAACGCCTAAAACGTTGGTGGATGTTAAAGGTACAACCATTCTGGAATACCAGCTGGTTACACTTGCAAGCTGCGGTGTCAAAGATGTGGTTATCATCGGTGGTTTTGAAATTGAGAAATTGAAAAATTACGCCGAACGTTATATCGCTATTCACGGCCTTGATATACGTCTCAAAATGGTCAACAACAAAGATTACGCAACAACCAATAATCTTTTTTCGCTTTGGTTAGCCAAAGATGAAATGACGACGGAATTTGTTGTTATCAATGGCGATAACGTATTTGAACGTAAAGCATTATCCAAAGTCATTGCACAAAAAGACATGAATGTCAGTATAGCCATTCACAAAAACCCGGCTTACGACAACGAAGATATGAAGGTTCGTATCAATGGTGATCGCGTGATAGAAATCAGCAAAGAAATCGATAACTATGCTGCTAACGGCGAATCTATCGGTCTCCGTGCGTTTCGTAATTCCGGTATCGAAGCTTTTAAGCAAGCTTTGGATTCGGCCATGATCAAAGACGTTACGCGCAATGCGTTTTTTGTGCGTGCTATCCAGCACATGATTGATATGGGCGAAAATGTTGGTTGGGTGGATGTCACGGATTTCAAATACGGTGAGTTAGATTTTTTTGAAGACCTGCATCACTTAGAAATCGAAATGTCCGGACTGATGAAACAAACAATCATGTTGCACACCAATCCTGCCGGATTGTATGCGCGTACCAATGGTTTGTATCAACCACTGATGATGAAAAACGTCGGATAA
- a CDS encoding CDP-alcohol phosphatidyltransferase family protein — MRSQENAAYIGTDDRLLAAWIHSSVLNGGHGESDIQKSCSVQIRPEDIDPHILSLRVYVPAIAADMRMKEEVRRAEKLFFDASVKGVMDVLYTYVYVRIVARLMRIIPLVPLTPNQITIGYLFIAAGAFMAYAQGQWALGLALSAFTMICDAWDGVLARLTFQSSRLGHWLDKVSHSIYHPLWYVAIAYHLGAGMVWSWPMVNAVALVFLFFIMKPITIRYNRRYGRSIYDTSDLNRKLRLFSGTRWNMNMILMGIGLGMDMFTESFYFITLYGFLSVCYWITQYYLMPSNHK, encoded by the coding sequence ATGAGATCCCAAGAAAATGCTGCATATATTGGGACCGATGACCGGCTCTTGGCCGCTTGGATTCATTCTTCCGTTTTGAACGGTGGGCATGGTGAATCTGATATTCAGAAGTCCTGCTCAGTCCAAATTCGTCCGGAAGATATAGACCCGCATATTCTCTCTCTGCGCGTTTATGTACCAGCGATTGCGGCGGATATGCGTATGAAGGAGGAGGTGCGCCGTGCAGAAAAATTATTTTTTGACGCGTCGGTCAAAGGTGTCATGGATGTTTTATATACGTACGTTTATGTGCGCATCGTTGCTAGGCTCATGCGCATAATACCTTTGGTACCTCTGACTCCCAATCAGATTACTATCGGTTATCTTTTTATCGCGGCGGGCGCCTTTATGGCGTACGCGCAGGGACAATGGGCGCTCGGCTTGGCATTGAGCGCATTCACGATGATATGTGATGCGTGGGATGGGGTTTTGGCGCGTTTGACATTTCAGTCAAGCCGATTAGGTCATTGGTTGGACAAGGTTTCTCATTCGATTTATCATCCGTTGTGGTATGTCGCTATAGCTTATCATCTCGGCGCCGGCATGGTTTGGTCATGGCCTATGGTAAATGCGGTAGCGCTCGTTTTTCTTTTTTTTATAATGAAACCTATTACGATCCGATACAATCGTCGCTACGGTCGGTCTATATATGACACCTCGGATTTGAATCGTAAACTTCGATTATTCAGCGGTACCCGATGGAATATGAATATGATCTTAATGGGTATCGGTTTAGGAATGGACATGTTTACGGAATCATTTTATTTTATAACGTTGTACGGCTTTTTAAGTGTATGTTATTGGATTACGCAGTATTATTTAATGCCTTCAAACCACAAATAA
- the gmhA gene encoding D-sedoheptulose 7-phosphate isomerase, producing MEYQNLTKISDVIRSSIRVKEEILTQPVLLDTIAKTAEIMIKALNEEKKILFCGNGGSAADAQHLAAELSGRFYMDRRPLPAEALHVNSSYLTAIANDYSYDVVFSRLVEGMGQSGDVLIGLSTSGNSKNILNAMLAAKQKNMIAVGMTGTTGGKMKDVCDYLINVPSNDTPRIQESHIMIGHILCEIIENTMFKK from the coding sequence ATGGAATACCAGAATTTGACAAAAATTTCAGATGTCATTCGCAGTTCGATCCGTGTCAAAGAAGAAATATTGACGCAGCCGGTATTATTGGATACTATAGCAAAAACGGCTGAGATCATGATCAAGGCACTGAATGAAGAGAAAAAAATCCTGTTTTGCGGAAACGGGGGAAGTGCCGCCGATGCACAGCATCTGGCCGCCGAATTGAGTGGTCGGTTTTATATGGACCGCAGACCTTTGCCGGCAGAGGCGTTGCACGTAAACTCGTCCTACCTCACCGCCATTGCCAATGATTATAGCTACGATGTGGTGTTTTCAAGGTTAGTCGAGGGCATGGGGCAATCGGGCGACGTTCTGATCGGATTATCAACTTCAGGGAACTCAAAAAACATCTTGAATGCTATGCTAGCGGCAAAACAAAAAAATATGATAGCTGTGGGAATGACCGGCACGACGGGGGGCAAGATGAAGGATGTGTGTGATTATCTTATCAATGTGCCTTCTAACGATACGCCGCGTATCCAGGAGTCGCACATTATGATCGGTCACATACTGTGTGAAATTATCGAAAACACGATGTTTAAAAAATAA
- a CDS encoding phosphonoacetaldehyde reductase: MNAFTYYNPVTIRFGTGTLAEINRWVGNRRVLLVTTAGFIKRGILDQLGSLTGQIAGVLDQIPPNPTFVALRDLYATAWEKEFDVIVALGGGSVMDGAKALSVYDDSHQFDIVEGIIRGTRAKSGYKLKPMIAIPTTAGTGSELTPWATVWDMEEKKKYSLHLPNLWAEACICDPELTLSLPRDITVQTSLDALSQALEAIWNKNANPISTRYAITAAREIMTTLPLLADDLPNLELRTRQMWGSLNTALAFSNTQTAVAHAISYYVTAQKGTPHGIACSFTLPDIIDTMAGVHSEVDFALNAIFGAQGGDAVRNLLKLLRVSTHPADYGLSKKDLSLIRQSLTGNIRAGNSLVPVEPLFDRLEKHLVA; the protein is encoded by the coding sequence ATGAACGCGTTTACTTATTATAATCCGGTCACTATCCGTTTTGGTACAGGTACATTGGCGGAAATAAACCGCTGGGTCGGTAATCGGCGTGTATTGCTCGTGACGACAGCGGGCTTTATCAAACGAGGTATTCTGGATCAACTTGGATCTTTGACCGGTCAGATCGCCGGTGTTTTGGATCAGATACCTCCGAATCCTACATTTGTAGCACTACGTGATTTGTATGCTACGGCGTGGGAAAAAGAATTTGATGTGATCGTCGCGCTCGGCGGAGGAAGTGTGATGGACGGCGCAAAAGCGCTTTCGGTATACGATGACTCGCATCAGTTTGATATCGTAGAAGGCATCATTCGCGGAACGCGTGCTAAATCCGGTTATAAACTGAAACCCATGATCGCCATTCCTACGACGGCCGGCACAGGCAGTGAGTTGACACCATGGGCTACGGTTTGGGACATGGAGGAAAAGAAAAAATATTCGCTGCATTTGCCGAATCTTTGGGCTGAAGCATGTATCTGTGACCCGGAACTTACGCTCAGTCTTCCACGCGATATAACTGTCCAAACCTCATTGGATGCCTTGTCGCAAGCATTGGAAGCCATTTGGAATAAAAACGCAAACCCTATTTCTACGCGGTATGCGATTACAGCCGCGCGGGAAATCATGACTACTTTGCCTTTGTTGGCTGATGATTTGCCCAATCTCGAATTACGAACACGACAAATGTGGGGCAGTCTGAATACGGCGTTGGCCTTTTCTAATACTCAAACCGCGGTTGCGCATGCCATTTCTTACTATGTTACCGCGCAAAAGGGAACCCCGCACGGGATTGCATGCAGTTTTACGTTACCCGACATTATTGATACGATGGCCGGCGTCCATTCGGAGGTAGATTTTGCTTTGAATGCGATTTTTGGTGCTCAGGGCGGCGATGCGGTACGAAATCTTTTGAAATTATTGCGAGTGTCGACGCATCCGGCAGATTATGGATTATCCAAAAAAGATTTGTCATTGATCCGTCAATCACTTACGGGTAATATCCGCGCCGGTAACAGTTTAGTCCCGGTTGAACCGCTATTTGACCGCCTCGAGAAGCATCTCGTCGCATGA
- the aepY gene encoding phosphonopyruvate decarboxylase has product MLSTRVFGEELKRKGYDFYSGVPCSFLKDLINYAINECDYVMATNEGDAVAACAGAYLGGRKSVFLCQNSGLTNATSPLTSLTWTFQLPVLGIVSLRGEPGLSDEPQHELMGPITTKMLDLMEIPWEYLASDNNEAVKQIERADNIIKQNKTFFFVVKKGTFEKEELKPQTLKSPANVRRIVKTTDEQKPKRTEALARINAVKDQHTVHLATTGKTGRELYEVEDASNNLYMVGSMGCISNLGLGLALAKPQKKIIAIDGDGAFLMRMGSIATNAYYSPSNLCHILLDNNVHDSTGGQATVSHMIHFVDLAASVGYTHAIHVHSLDELEQRIKEWKTNGGLTFLYMRISKGSPPELGRPKVKPYQVKERLMAFLRS; this is encoded by the coding sequence ATGCTCAGTACACGCGTTTTCGGCGAAGAATTGAAAAGGAAAGGCTATGACTTTTACAGCGGCGTTCCATGTTCGTTCTTAAAAGATCTGATCAATTATGCGATTAACGAATGCGATTATGTGATGGCCACCAATGAGGGTGACGCTGTAGCGGCATGTGCCGGCGCATATCTCGGTGGTCGTAAATCGGTATTCCTCTGTCAAAATTCCGGTCTGACCAATGCAACGTCACCGCTTACATCGCTGACCTGGACATTCCAATTACCCGTTTTAGGTATTGTCAGTTTGCGGGGCGAACCGGGATTAAGTGATGAACCGCAGCACGAGCTGATGGGGCCGATCACGACTAAAATGCTCGATTTGATGGAAATACCGTGGGAGTATCTCGCATCTGACAATAATGAGGCGGTAAAACAAATCGAGCGCGCCGACAATATCATCAAACAGAACAAAACGTTTTTCTTTGTTGTAAAAAAAGGAACGTTTGAAAAAGAAGAGTTAAAACCGCAGACGCTGAAGTCACCTGCGAATGTTCGTAGAATAGTTAAAACTACCGATGAACAAAAACCCAAACGTACGGAAGCTTTAGCGCGCATCAATGCCGTCAAAGATCAGCACACCGTTCACTTGGCCACAACGGGTAAAACAGGGCGTGAACTGTATGAAGTCGAAGATGCGTCGAATAATTTGTACATGGTCGGATCAATGGGTTGCATCAGTAATTTGGGGTTAGGTTTAGCGCTCGCCAAACCGCAGAAAAAAATCATCGCAATTGACGGGGATGGTGCTTTCCTGATGCGTATGGGTTCTATCGCAACCAATGCGTATTACAGTCCTTCTAATTTGTGCCATATCTTACTCGATAATAACGTACACGATTCTACCGGAGGCCAGGCGACGGTTTCGCATATGATTCATTTTGTTGACCTTGCTGCATCAGTAGGATACACCCATGCGATACACGTTCATTCGCTGGATGAACTGGAACAGCGGATCAAAGAATGGAAGACAAATGGTGGATTGACCTTTTTGTATATGAGAATATCAAAAGGGTCGCCGCCGGAACTGGGACGTCCTAAGGTGAAACCATACCAAGTCAAAGAACGGTTGATGGCGTTTTTGAGATCATGA
- a CDS encoding phosphocholine cytidylyltransferase family protein, which yields MNITKAVIVAAGLSSRLYPLTLERPKGLLKVNEEELLLRSVKALRAMGIQEIAVVVGYKKEMIMDTLGRDITYIANPFYQQCNNMGSLWFAKNWIAADPIVYLHGDIIYHNDILKLNYTDALQHDCALDLITDFGPVNEEAMKVRVTAEHMLIESNKGIPLHEAAGEWTGIAFIKDPKAALAYMEKIMFEEGLNYYDTHAFTRMAHQGFQIYCSSTRNLPWLEIDFLEDYERAKEIFK from the coding sequence ATGAATATTACCAAAGCTGTTATTGTTGCGGCCGGATTGTCCAGCCGTTTGTATCCGTTGACCTTGGAGCGGCCTAAAGGGTTGCTGAAAGTCAATGAAGAAGAATTGCTCCTTCGTTCCGTAAAGGCCCTACGTGCGATGGGTATACAGGAAATTGCTGTCGTGGTCGGATACAAAAAAGAAATGATCATGGATACGTTGGGGCGGGATATCACTTACATTGCCAATCCTTTTTATCAGCAATGCAACAACATGGGTTCGCTTTGGTTTGCAAAAAACTGGATCGCTGCCGATCCGATCGTCTATCTCCATGGGGATATTATTTATCACAACGATATTTTGAAACTTAACTATACAGACGCCTTGCAACACGATTGTGCGCTGGATCTGATTACTGATTTTGGCCCGGTCAATGAGGAAGCGATGAAAGTTCGGGTCACAGCCGAGCATATGTTGATCGAATCCAATAAGGGTATTCCGCTTCACGAAGCGGCGGGAGAGTGGACAGGTATTGCGTTTATCAAAGATCCTAAAGCCGCGCTGGCGTACATGGAAAAGATCATGTTTGAGGAAGGTTTGAATTACTATGATACGCATGCCTTTACGCGTATGGCGCATCAAGGTTTTCAAATTTATTGCAGCTCCACGCGCAATTTACCATGGCTCGAAATTGATTTTCTTGAGGATTACGAGCGTGCGAAGGAAATTTTCAAATGA
- a CDS encoding CDP-alcohol phosphatidyltransferase family protein: protein MNKQNQNEQRLAVIDARSDQSEITVFSISLLERNLRLLALYGITQTVIITNDDRRVKFREDFGRFKPITYRIHPSPKLLIDALKEVPEIQDNTFVLLQGNAIYQEALIDQAIQAQSNTTFANSQKKMPGLLRLDANALQNLDVSCNDVGVLAAALAENRKISVVDVARTMVYMRNLRKSIHPYAFEVHDKRAASEAEAYLFEVTHYGAIDVVAKYFYKVLSKVLVKWIAKTHITPNQITYTSILFAFTVAPLFAFGLLTWGIAHAIVVSILDVCDGKLARFTYRTSDQGDKLDHVADRINIYLYYVGFGIGLKVAGFLDSWQTTFYLISAVVGGHILDKLAARAFRYYHKMRIHDFSPLDGYARLFLPRRNIFIYMMMVGLVIGKPVATYIAYACWMMVYVVFHFGRVIVEKPKKERTN from the coding sequence ATGAATAAGCAAAACCAAAACGAGCAACGACTGGCGGTCATTGATGCCCGTTCAGATCAATCTGAGATTACTGTTTTTTCTATTTCGCTGTTAGAGCGCAATTTGCGATTACTGGCTTTGTACGGAATAACTCAGACGGTTATTATAACCAACGATGACAGGCGAGTTAAGTTCAGAGAAGATTTTGGCCGGTTTAAGCCTATAACATATCGAATACACCCCTCGCCTAAATTATTGATAGATGCATTAAAAGAGGTGCCTGAAATTCAGGACAACACCTTCGTGTTGCTTCAGGGAAATGCGATTTATCAGGAGGCATTGATAGATCAGGCTATTCAAGCCCAAAGCAATACGACGTTTGCTAACTCGCAAAAGAAAATGCCGGGATTGCTGCGTCTAGACGCAAATGCGCTCCAAAATTTGGATGTTTCCTGCAATGATGTCGGAGTATTGGCGGCGGCATTAGCTGAAAATAGGAAAATTAGCGTTGTTGATGTAGCTCGGACTATGGTTTATATGCGCAATTTGCGTAAGTCTATCCACCCTTATGCATTTGAAGTGCACGATAAAAGAGCAGCGTCGGAAGCGGAAGCGTACTTATTTGAAGTCACGCATTATGGCGCAATTGATGTTGTAGCGAAGTATTTTTACAAAGTATTGTCAAAAGTATTGGTTAAATGGATAGCGAAGACGCATATCACTCCCAACCAAATTACCTATACAAGCATACTTTTTGCTTTTACAGTGGCGCCGCTATTTGCTTTTGGTTTATTAACGTGGGGTATCGCGCATGCTATCGTGGTCAGTATTCTCGATGTATGTGACGGTAAATTAGCGCGTTTTACATATCGCACCAGCGATCAAGGCGATAAGCTGGATCATGTGGCTGATCGTATCAATATATATCTGTATTATGTGGGCTTTGGTATCGGGCTCAAAGTAGCGGGATTTTTAGATTCGTGGCAGACGACGTTTTATTTGATTTCGGCTGTAGTTGGCGGTCATATTCTTGACAAGTTAGCCGCGCGTGCTTTTCGTTATTATCATAAAATGCGAATTCATGACTTCTCGCCGTTGGATGGCTATGCACGTCTTTTTTTACCGCGGCGTAATATTTTCATCTATATGATGATGGTCGGGCTTGTTATCGGTAAGCCGGTAGCAACATACATCGCGTATGCCTGCTGGATGATGGTGTATGTTGTTTTTCATTTTGGGCGCGTTATTGTTGAAAAGCCAAAAAAAGAACGGACTAATTAA
- the aepX gene encoding phosphoenolpyruvate mutase: MNKTTLLKNMIRSKELEFIMEAHNGLSAKIVEEAGFKGIWGSGLSISASLGVRDNNEASWTQVLDVCEYISDATTIPMLLDGDTGYGNFNNMRRLVQKLEQRNVAGVCIEDKLFPKTNSFISGEAQPLADVDEFCGKIKAGRDSQKDDDFVIVARIEAFIAGWGLDEALRRGEAYRQAGADAVLVHSKKSNPSDIEAFMKEWAGRLPVVIVPTKYYSTPTDLYRQIGISMVIWANHNIRTSITAMQATSKRIFEEQSLINVEDKVASVNEIFRLQNADELEAAEDKYLPASGKNVNSIILAASEGNNLKELTKDIPKVLLKVQGKTLLARTTDEFNRVGIKDITVVRGYKKDTIKATNIKTIDNEAYASTKELYSLYLAKNELKENTVIAYGDIVFKSYILNDLLNDNNDVTIVVDSDVQMTPGYKDYVRAERAHSKNLFQDSVKFVRMSTNLKSEEIHGEFVGLWKVNTHGAAAVKQAMETLSKNPEFKNLRMADLFNEIAKTTTIAVKYIRGSWLDIDDVVKLQKAGDM, encoded by the coding sequence ATGAATAAAACGACACTACTTAAAAACATGATCCGCTCCAAAGAACTGGAGTTCATCATGGAAGCGCATAACGGATTATCAGCTAAAATCGTAGAAGAAGCGGGATTTAAGGGGATTTGGGGCAGCGGTTTGTCCATATCGGCATCGCTGGGCGTGCGTGATAATAATGAAGCTTCCTGGACGCAGGTGTTGGATGTATGCGAATACATCAGCGATGCCACGACGATTCCTATGCTGTTGGACGGCGATACGGGATATGGAAATTTTAATAATATGCGACGCTTGGTACAAAAACTGGAACAACGAAATGTAGCCGGCGTCTGTATCGAAGACAAATTATTTCCCAAAACCAATTCTTTTATTTCCGGCGAAGCGCAACCGTTGGCGGATGTGGATGAGTTTTGCGGCAAAATCAAGGCCGGGCGCGACAGCCAGAAAGACGATGATTTTGTTATCGTAGCGCGTATCGAAGCCTTCATTGCAGGATGGGGACTGGATGAAGCGCTACGTCGCGGCGAAGCGTATCGTCAGGCGGGTGCAGATGCCGTGCTCGTGCACAGCAAAAAATCCAATCCATCGGATATCGAAGCGTTTATGAAAGAGTGGGCCGGCCGACTCCCGGTCGTTATTGTGCCGACGAAGTATTATTCAACGCCGACGGATTTATATCGGCAGATCGGTATCAGTATGGTCATCTGGGCGAATCATAATATTCGTACCTCAATCACAGCGATGCAGGCCACTTCCAAACGAATTTTTGAAGAGCAATCGTTGATCAATGTTGAAGATAAAGTGGCCTCGGTGAATGAAATATTTCGCCTGCAAAATGCAGATGAACTTGAAGCGGCCGAAGATAAATACCTCCCCGCATCCGGTAAAAATGTCAATTCGATTATTTTAGCCGCTTCGGAAGGTAACAATCTGAAAGAACTCACCAAAGATATACCGAAGGTGTTGCTCAAGGTCCAAGGCAAAACATTGCTGGCACGTACTACGGACGAATTTAATCGCGTCGGGATCAAAGATATTACCGTGGTTCGCGGATATAAAAAAGATACGATCAAAGCGACCAATATCAAAACGATCGATAATGAAGCGTATGCCTCCACGAAGGAGTTGTACAGCTTGTATCTGGCGAAAAACGAACTTAAAGAAAACACGGTTATTGCCTACGGTGACATTGTCTTTAAAAGTTATATTTTAAATGATTTGCTCAACGACAATAACGATGTTACGATCGTGGTGGATAGTGACGTACAAATGACACCCGGATATAAAGATTATGTGCGGGCCGAGCGTGCGCACTCCAAAAACCTGTTTCAGGATTCAGTTAAATTTGTCCGTATGTCCACCAATCTGAAATCGGAAGAAATTCACGGTGAGTTTGTCGGTCTGTGGAAGGTCAATACGCATGGTGCCGCTGCGGTCAAACAAGCCATGGAAACATTATCCAAAAATCCGGAATTTAAGAATCTGCGTATGGCCGATCTTTTTAATGAAATCGCTAAAACCACGACCATAGCTGTAAAATACATACGCGGCTCATGGCTGGACATTGATGACGTGGTCAAACTTCAAAAAGCGGGAGATATGTAA
- a CDS encoding oligosaccharide flippase family protein, with protein sequence MKKSFRILLGRSSVGLLSVLFMIYFAYEFSKVIFALIAMYEVAVSFVKVIADVGLHYRKIREAPPLLKDGKIEEAVREIIWPAVFTRMVVALFSSCFFLVMCTLWRDDLQVSFPELNITWVIYLCTLHLFFTVCEGILSSVFNVRQLFGTDAFLETSSNLVERIFATVFYLWLGLNHYFTGITIAMFLTLLVRLYYVRDYFKYARISELQLGKMWEVVKVYWPFYLRKFFRLGFKQGEQLIIPAMLPLEQLANFRLANKTAGMLRQYIQAFSDPLTVKLSQTRDINVRQNYIRTYLAFTLPPPIILCILSPWIMPIMGGAKYADAWGIMAVVFGGYIFFSLSALQLTIISIFGKPTEFLMRDAVGGVVGLVATFIFISIFGEYGVAWGQTLSYAILFFVGYRIANRYVKSVRENAVGNNGNNV encoded by the coding sequence ATGAAAAAGTCCTTTCGGATATTGCTTGGACGTTCCTCCGTCGGGCTTCTGAGTGTGCTTTTCATGATCTACTTTGCATATGAATTTTCAAAAGTTATTTTTGCGTTGATTGCAATGTATGAAGTGGCTGTAAGCTTCGTAAAAGTCATTGCGGATGTGGGCTTGCACTATCGTAAAATACGCGAAGCGCCGCCATTATTAAAAGACGGGAAAATCGAAGAAGCCGTGCGTGAAATTATTTGGCCGGCGGTTTTTACACGGATGGTTGTAGCATTATTTTCGTCATGTTTTTTTTTAGTAATGTGTACACTGTGGCGAGATGATCTTCAAGTTTCATTTCCGGAACTGAATATCACGTGGGTGATATACTTGTGTACGCTGCATCTGTTTTTCACTGTTTGTGAAGGTATTTTATCGTCTGTTTTTAATGTCCGTCAGCTTTTTGGAACAGATGCCTTCCTGGAAACTTCCAGCAATCTCGTTGAGCGTATTTTTGCGACTGTGTTTTATCTATGGCTCGGACTGAATCATTATTTTACCGGCATCACTATAGCCATGTTTCTGACGTTGCTGGTCCGCTTATATTATGTCCGCGATTACTTCAAATATGCTCGTATTTCTGAACTGCAGCTCGGAAAAATGTGGGAGGTTGTCAAAGTATATTGGCCGTTTTATCTGAGGAAATTTTTCAGGCTGGGCTTCAAGCAAGGCGAACAGTTGATCATACCTGCGATGTTACCGCTGGAGCAATTAGCTAATTTTCGTTTAGCCAACAAAACAGCGGGAATGCTGCGCCAATACATTCAGGCTTTTTCTGATCCTTTGACAGTCAAACTTTCACAAACGCGCGATATTAATGTTAGACAGAATTACATACGAACGTATTTGGCTTTTACGTTACCACCTCCGATTATTTTATGTATTCTTAGCCCTTGGATTATGCCGATAATGGGAGGGGCGAAGTATGCTGATGCGTGGGGCATCATGGCGGTTGTATTTGGCGGATATATTTTCTTTTCACTGTCTGCTTTACAGCTGACCATCATATCGATTTTTGGTAAACCGACTGAATTTTTAATGCGTGATGCGGTTGGCGGGGTGGTCGGGTTAGTTGCTACGTTTATATTTATTTCAATATTCGGAGAGTACGGCGTAGCTTGGGGGCAAACTCTATCGTATGCGATTTTGTTTTTTGTCGGTTATCGTATCGCAAATCGTTATGTGA